One part of the Bacteroidia bacterium genome encodes these proteins:
- a CDS encoding proline dehydrogenase family protein — protein MEKAAININFNNTELAFKAKSDKELRRSYRLFRMIDNPFLTKVGPKLMMLGFKLGLPIKGIVRRTLFDIFVGGETLEETIQVSSYLDTFGVKTILDYSVEGEKTEEGFDKTLHEIIEAVKHGGRIQEVVFAACKLTGLADMDLMTRIQAGEKLSEAEVKAKARVKERMDELAAVAKLHDTPIFIDAEDSWIQEYIDELAEEMMERYNKEKCYVYTTVQLYRHDRLAYLRGLIRRSEEKGYILGVKLVRGAYMEKEAERAEEMGYENPIQADKASTDRDYNAALKLCVNHLDHVAICAGTHNEASSLLLAELLAENGYAPDHPHIWFAQLLGMSDNISFNLAHNGFNVAKYLPYGPVKAVMPYLIRRAEENTSVAGQASRETDLLSKEVKRRKGSK, from the coding sequence ATGGAGAAAGCAGCTATAAACATCAACTTCAATAATACAGAACTAGCTTTCAAGGCCAAGTCGGATAAAGAGCTTAGAAGAAGCTATCGTCTTTTTCGCATGATCGACAATCCTTTCCTGACCAAGGTTGGTCCCAAGCTCATGATGCTCGGATTCAAATTGGGTTTGCCGATCAAAGGAATCGTTAGAAGGACCCTATTTGATATTTTTGTGGGAGGGGAAACCCTGGAAGAAACGATACAGGTTTCTTCTTACCTGGATACGTTTGGAGTAAAGACCATTTTGGACTATTCGGTGGAAGGAGAAAAAACGGAAGAAGGTTTTGACAAGACCCTGCATGAGATCATCGAAGCGGTGAAACATGGAGGCCGAATTCAGGAAGTGGTATTTGCTGCCTGTAAGTTGACAGGATTGGCAGATATGGATTTGATGACTCGGATTCAGGCAGGCGAAAAGCTGAGTGAAGCAGAAGTAAAAGCAAAAGCACGGGTAAAGGAACGCATGGATGAATTGGCGGCTGTAGCCAAGCTTCATGATACGCCTATTTTTATAGATGCAGAGGATAGCTGGATACAGGAGTATATCGATGAGTTGGCGGAGGAAATGATGGAGCGTTATAATAAAGAAAAGTGCTATGTCTATACGACTGTACAATTGTATCGCCATGATAGACTGGCCTATCTAAGAGGGCTCATCAGAAGGTCGGAGGAAAAAGGCTATATCCTGGGAGTAAAATTGGTGCGAGGGGCATATATGGAAAAAGAGGCTGAACGTGCAGAGGAAATGGGGTATGAAAATCCTATTCAAGCGGATAAAGCCTCAACAGACAGAGATTATAATGCTGCACTAAAGCTCTGTGTCAACCATCTCGACCATGTAGCCATTTGTGCAGGCACTCACAATGAGGCCAGCAGTTTATTGTTAGCTGAATTATTAGCTGAAAATGGCTATGCTCCGGATCATCCACATATTTGGTTCGCACAATTGCTGGGAATGTCGGACAATATCTCTTTCAACCTCGCCCACAATGGTTTCAATGTTGCAAAATATCTCCCTTATGGTCCGGTCAAAGCGGTTATGCCTTATTTGATTCGACGTGCGGAGGAAAATACGTCTGTTGCGGGTCAGGCCAGTCGGGAGACTGATCTTTTGTCTAAAGAAGTGAAGCGAAGAAAAGGCTCGAAATAG
- a CDS encoding enoyl-CoA hydratase/isomerase family protein: MSYQDILVNKSGPIVRVSLNRPDVLNALSPNLIKELKAVAQEVAQDQEARIFILAGEGRAWSAGVDLKALRAGIEHGQFTQATVMQDGKDFIDCLQSMSQVCIAEVHGYCFTGALELMMAFDMVIAAEDTKIGDTHAKWGIAPKWGMTQRLARLIGRLKAMELSFTAKPISGTEAARIGLINQAVPATELRNTVDALCESILANSGQTIALMKDLYYKGWESDLKEGLEYEWTKESSLTDSADKLKSFEKHK; the protein is encoded by the coding sequence ATGTCATATCAAGATATTCTGGTAAATAAGTCAGGTCCTATCGTTCGGGTATCTCTCAATCGTCCTGATGTTCTCAATGCTTTAAGTCCCAATCTTATTAAAGAACTAAAAGCAGTCGCCCAGGAGGTGGCTCAGGATCAGGAAGCCCGGATCTTTATCCTTGCTGGAGAAGGAAGGGCCTGGTCAGCGGGAGTTGACCTAAAAGCCCTCAGAGCGGGAATTGAGCATGGTCAATTCACCCAGGCAACTGTGATGCAGGATGGCAAGGATTTTATCGATTGTCTGCAAAGTATGTCTCAGGTGTGTATAGCTGAAGTACATGGGTACTGTTTTACCGGAGCTCTTGAACTTATGATGGCCTTTGATATGGTGATAGCAGCTGAGGATACTAAAATCGGAGATACGCATGCAAAATGGGGAATCGCACCTAAATGGGGCATGACACAAAGATTGGCCCGACTGATTGGCAGACTCAAGGCTATGGAGCTTTCTTTTACCGCGAAACCCATATCCGGTACAGAAGCAGCTCGTATAGGTCTCATTAACCAGGCCGTTCCAGCGACAGAGTTGCGAAATACCGTTGATGCCCTTTGCGAATCAATCCTGGCAAATAGCGGACAAACCATCGCTCTTATGAAAGACCTCTATTATAAAGGATGGGAAAGTGATCTAAAGGAAGGACTTGAATATGAATGGACCAAAGAATCGAGCCTGACAGATAGCGCTGACAAACTCAAATCCTTCGAAAAACATAAATAG
- a CDS encoding tetratricopeptide repeat protein, translating to MIRRLQAYFGLLGILFLLHPFPKLSAQDKQETDSLIAVLNTLPEDTSRIPVLINLWRSFAYNDVEKAKSYASQILELSSKADFKKGIATGHLRLGTSHGIDGFEDKAREEYLKALAIYRSPEINDSVQQAVLLFNIGLGYKSSGDYDSTLIYLERARKIFERKGSPRQKGAIYDGLSGVYYEQGDYDACIENALLAVEIFEEAGENIRLADSQHKIGQASSAIGNYSEALKYFKTSRKIYRENHDKQYEAFALKDIGFTYDHMDMEDSALHYYELLYEIAEEVGSKEMLAEALIAISGEYFDRKQYEKARPLFKEAIAASEEIGKTTILIPALENYGLLLYKTNEFAAAESYFLRAKELAQKGNYLHYQTSVEQELAVLYKNWNKPNQAIIHFFAHQDLKDSMLNLETNSKIAELQTLYESEKKDREIERQESEIQILQQEAEIDALNQKMLIGGILLSLLLMAAIYFAYRQKIQREQLIHEQEKKAYEQELLFQKKELATHTLHLVQKSDLLEELKGQLESTRKGSDDSKRELGQMIQLIKSDKIVEQDWQNFKSYFDRVHLNFEEKMRSLSEGLSQNEYRLAALMKMDLSTKEIAGVLNISPDSVHKSRYRLKKRLELEAEDNLRDFILRL from the coding sequence ATGATACGAAGACTCCAGGCTTACTTTGGACTACTTGGAATTCTATTTCTTTTACATCCATTTCCTAAACTTTCTGCTCAGGATAAGCAAGAAACAGATAGCTTGATAGCTGTCCTGAATACGCTGCCAGAAGATACAAGCCGAATCCCTGTTTTGATCAATCTTTGGCGAAGCTTTGCCTATAATGATGTTGAGAAAGCGAAATCCTATGCATCCCAAATCCTGGAACTTTCTTCCAAAGCCGACTTCAAAAAAGGAATTGCAACGGGCCATTTAAGATTGGGAACCAGTCATGGAATAGATGGATTTGAGGACAAAGCACGAGAAGAATACCTGAAAGCTTTGGCAATTTATCGCTCTCCGGAAATCAATGATTCTGTCCAGCAGGCGGTTCTCTTATTTAATATTGGGCTTGGTTATAAATCTTCCGGGGACTACGATAGTACCCTTATTTACCTGGAGCGAGCAAGGAAAATATTTGAGAGAAAGGGAAGTCCCAGGCAGAAAGGAGCAATTTATGATGGTTTGAGTGGGGTTTATTATGAGCAAGGAGACTATGATGCCTGTATTGAAAATGCCTTGTTAGCGGTTGAAATTTTTGAAGAAGCTGGAGAAAATATTCGACTGGCGGACTCCCAACATAAGATTGGACAGGCTTCTTCTGCCATTGGGAATTATTCGGAAGCCCTTAAATATTTCAAAACTAGCCGAAAAATTTATCGAGAGAACCATGATAAACAGTATGAAGCATTTGCCTTAAAAGACATAGGGTTTACCTATGACCACATGGACATGGAAGATTCTGCACTCCATTATTATGAATTGCTGTATGAGATTGCAGAGGAGGTAGGGAGTAAAGAAATGCTGGCTGAGGCCCTGATCGCTATATCGGGAGAATATTTTGACAGGAAACAATACGAGAAGGCCAGACCTTTATTTAAAGAAGCAATAGCAGCTAGTGAGGAAATCGGCAAGACCACTATCCTTATTCCTGCCCTGGAAAATTATGGCCTGCTACTTTATAAGACCAATGAGTTCGCGGCGGCAGAAAGCTACTTTTTGCGGGCGAAGGAGTTGGCTCAAAAAGGAAATTACCTGCATTATCAGACCTCTGTTGAGCAGGAATTGGCCGTCTTATATAAAAACTGGAACAAGCCCAATCAGGCTATCATCCATTTCTTTGCGCATCAGGATCTCAAGGATAGTATGCTTAATCTTGAGACTAATTCAAAGATTGCCGAACTACAAACACTTTATGAATCGGAGAAAAAGGATCGTGAAATCGAACGCCAGGAAAGTGAAATCCAGATTCTGCAGCAAGAGGCTGAAATAGATGCCCTCAATCAGAAAATGCTGATAGGCGGAATCCTTTTAAGCCTATTGCTCATGGCAGCTATATATTTTGCGTATAGACAAAAGATTCAACGAGAACAGCTGATTCATGAACAGGAAAAGAAAGCTTACGAACAGGAACTCCTGTTCCAAAAGAAAGAATTGGCTACTCATACCTTGCATTTGGTACAAAAGAGCGATCTACTGGAAGAATTGAAAGGACAATTGGAATCTACCCGAAAAGGGAGTGATGATTCTAAAAGAGAGTTGGGCCAAATGATCCAGTTGATCAAATCAGATAAAATCGTCGAGCAGGACTGGCAAAACTTCAAAAGCTATTTTGATCGGGTTCACCTGAATTTTGAAGAAAAGATGCGTAGCCTTTCAGAAGGCCTTAGCCAAAATGAATATCGGCTCGCTGCCCTCATGAAGATGGACCTTTCCACCAAAGAAATCGCTGGTGTATTGAATATTTCTCCTGATAGTGTGCACAAAAGTCGATACCGTTTGAAAAAGCGTTTGGAGCTGGAAGCAGAGGATAACCTACGGGACTTTATTCTACGACTATAG
- a CDS encoding T9SS type A sorting domain-containing protein has translation MKKQLLLIASIFIWHLTLPAQSIFSSNTFDVRAGDTVIAISFSDSVTTPGPAGANQSWDFSFLQEAGRDTSVIQMASSLPQSGFFPGADFAGGNIVPAGSNSSPGATASANFFFSAGTNGELLYWGASTEINANGNIIIQNAPYSDPEVIFSYPMMYQDSVSDDFAGAFDPGGGIVVNRTGSNYRIYDGYGTLIMPNGATFTDVIRIRLVQTYSDSSASPAFPINNQYQSENVYYIGRGKKLPYLQYNSLTTTVAPNPPITSHFLVAYPNSGAVGIKEKLLSEDEMRLSPNPNSGQTKLEINSRGGERLRIEIMDIQGKVIKTVFEGSALPSSSEISMDNSDLVDGFYLVKVELGEKLGLLKMQVQN, from the coding sequence ATGAAAAAGCAATTACTCCTAATTGCCAGTATTTTTATCTGGCATTTGACCCTTCCCGCACAAAGTATTTTTTCTTCCAACACCTTTGATGTCAGAGCTGGCGATACCGTCATTGCCATTAGCTTTTCTGATTCTGTAACTACGCCCGGGCCAGCTGGCGCTAATCAAAGCTGGGATTTTTCCTTTCTTCAGGAAGCTGGAAGGGATACTTCAGTCATTCAAATGGCAAGTAGCCTTCCACAATCCGGCTTTTTTCCGGGAGCAGATTTCGCCGGAGGAAATATTGTCCCAGCCGGTTCCAATTCCTCTCCAGGAGCCACTGCCAGTGCAAATTTCTTCTTTAGTGCAGGTACAAATGGAGAACTCCTTTACTGGGGAGCCAGTACAGAAATCAATGCCAATGGAAATATCATTATTCAAAATGCTCCCTATTCTGATCCGGAGGTGATTTTTTCCTATCCCATGATGTATCAAGACTCTGTAAGTGATGATTTCGCAGGTGCTTTTGATCCAGGCGGAGGAATTGTAGTCAATCGAACAGGCAGCAATTATCGGATCTACGATGGATACGGTACCCTGATCATGCCCAATGGAGCAACTTTCACAGATGTAATCAGGATCCGATTGGTCCAGACCTATAGCGATAGTTCTGCAAGTCCCGCCTTTCCTATCAATAATCAATATCAATCTGAAAATGTGTATTACATCGGAAGGGGTAAGAAGCTACCCTACCTCCAATATAATAGCCTGACTACAACGGTAGCTCCCAATCCTCCTATCACCAGCCATTTCCTTGTCGCTTACCCAAATAGTGGAGCTGTGGGGATAAAAGAGAAACTTCTGTCTGAAGATGAAATGCGCCTTTCTCCCAATCCCAATAGTGGACAAACAAAGCTAGAGATCAATAGCCGCGGTGGAGAAAGACTGCGTATTGAAATAATGGATATACAGGGGAAAGTGATCAAAACAGTTTTCGAAGGCTCAGCTCTTCCTTCTAGTAGTGAAATCAGCATGGATAATTCTGATCTAGTCGATGGCTTTTATCTGGTGAAAGTGGAATTGGGCGAAAAGCTAGGCTTGCTAAAAATGCAGGTACAGAATTAA
- a CDS encoding ThuA domain-containing protein → MYFKELAFIFLFILPFPLFSQNGEILHYTETTGFNHNTAQPSQTLFQSIASQLGMSLVQDSDGSEFNSLSNLERFDLVIFSNTSGNQGLSESQRSNFEQYINNGGSYLGIHAASDTYRHSSANGSARGTWDWYAETVCGASVQNSPNHTANNYQGSMTFEETGNIFSRMLSNPWNKPEEYYYWENGYLSSDFTTLLKVGQTGNNSYDAARMTAHYRELPGGGRAFYTSLGHNRSDFEGNTDFAQFMKNAVEWITSGSSTSIEFVEDDLLQKWNPRLQNPSEDKIRLFLDLDRKVPLQMEVYDLLGNRLYEFEEQNPDTGTWVWEYNLELPGGIYLVNVFADGKALLSEKLWIY, encoded by the coding sequence ATGTATTTTAAAGAACTTGCGTTTATTTTTTTATTCATTCTGCCCTTTCCGCTCTTCTCTCAAAATGGAGAGATTCTGCACTACACGGAAACCACGGGATTTAACCATAATACTGCACAACCCAGCCAGACGCTATTTCAAAGTATAGCTAGTCAATTGGGCATGAGTCTCGTGCAGGATTCGGATGGATCAGAATTCAACAGCTTGAGCAATCTTGAAAGATTTGACCTGGTCATATTTTCCAATACTTCTGGAAACCAGGGCTTGAGCGAAAGCCAACGATCAAATTTCGAACAGTATATCAACAATGGAGGTAGCTATCTGGGCATCCATGCAGCCAGTGATACTTACCGGCATTCATCTGCAAATGGTTCGGCGCGCGGGACCTGGGATTGGTATGCAGAAACGGTATGTGGAGCCAGTGTCCAAAATTCACCTAATCATACTGCCAATAATTATCAGGGAAGTATGACTTTCGAAGAGACGGGCAATATTTTCAGCCGCATGCTCTCCAATCCCTGGAACAAGCCGGAGGAATATTACTATTGGGAAAATGGATACCTGAGTTCGGACTTTACCACCTTACTCAAGGTTGGCCAAACGGGAAACAATTCCTATGATGCCGCAAGGATGACGGCCCATTATCGGGAATTGCCAGGAGGTGGCCGGGCCTTTTACACTTCTCTCGGACATAACCGCAGTGATTTTGAAGGCAATACCGATTTTGCACAGTTTATGAAGAATGCGGTCGAATGGATCACCTCAGGTTCTTCAACTTCCATAGAGTTTGTAGAAGATGATTTGCTACAGAAATGGAATCCACGTTTACAAAATCCCAGCGAAGATAAAATCAGACTGTTTCTGGATCTGGATCGAAAAGTGCCATTACAAATGGAAGTGTATGATCTATTGGGGAATAGATTGTATGAGTTTGAGGAGCAAAATCCGGATACCGGCACATGGGTTTGGGAGTATAATCTTGAGCTTCCGGGAGGCATTTACCTGGTCAATGTTTTTGCAGATGGTAAAGCACTCCTGTCAGAGAAACTCTGGATATACTAG
- a CDS encoding thiol-activated cytolysin family protein yields the protein MKNLRLSLFAGVFILCSALAFFACEGETPPGPVGENVNDYLSGLPTWTEFSPPMPDMDPAPTGESPSDEPEEILDVAEFQEDGSVDTLFGVSYQCKSIPYTITNNPNQIVMYSPDREILYPGALIQGKSHADPLGSLLGLQIAERTPIKVSIPDFATADNFRLVEIVDNAEVSSAVGEIIGNATANNLSAPSSISFKEESYNAESEFGLKVGISGKYLGYSASATGSIDRKSSETTVTAQFFQRMFEVVVEPPQTPGGFFSSDFSSAKLQEQVNLGRMGPDNLPVYVSKVTYGRMMMFSMTSTASEEDIRATLKAGYEGISGNVKANMSLKQQKILETSKITIASLGGDAKATLDMIKGGNWKDYFTNEAPLSSAAPLSYTFRNLGDGSIAKVTETTEYSIKECSSVQTSSGVFEFNPELSFSIGDISFPVETHKGDFDGDGDEDILFNHKSNNSNQIKVGLSDGNGSFNFMAVSNQSETAPDGDWQNYSTLIGDFNGDGKIDIAWNSLKTSNKNFLALAQGDGSFEYQPIEEFASIWTSYDALVGDIDNDGKDEFVYNNTTGSANGLHSADYDGPGMQLNNYRNIGRSGDAWGGYTAFLADVDGGGEDMIFSSIPLANSHYIYTSSFVNGNWTARKVTTRGNNGWNPYKIFIGNIDGNSNTDLVFNALEDKRNVIHKDLAKGDGTFSLPGFQEHPLADNEDWRKFEANLVDVNNDGKSDMVWSINGTGETVNRVYVALATDSGDFDFSPEMQTHPANVVWSQYKSFPMDLNGDGKMDMLWVDDGGTVSMFSAIAR from the coding sequence ATGAAAAATTTACGTTTAAGCTTATTTGCTGGAGTATTTATCTTATGTAGTGCCCTCGCCTTTTTTGCCTGCGAGGGAGAAACGCCTCCCGGTCCGGTGGGAGAAAATGTCAATGATTATTTAAGTGGACTCCCCACTTGGACTGAATTTTCTCCTCCTATGCCGGATATGGATCCTGCTCCTACCGGAGAATCCCCAAGCGATGAACCGGAAGAAATTCTGGATGTAGCCGAGTTTCAGGAAGACGGAAGCGTGGATACACTTTTTGGCGTTAGCTACCAGTGCAAATCTATTCCCTACACCATAACCAATAATCCCAATCAAATCGTGATGTATAGTCCGGATCGGGAAATCTTGTATCCCGGTGCTTTGATTCAGGGGAAAAGCCATGCGGATCCCCTGGGTTCTTTGCTAGGACTCCAGATCGCCGAAAGAACGCCAATAAAAGTTTCTATCCCTGACTTTGCTACCGCCGATAATTTCAGATTGGTTGAGATAGTAGATAATGCGGAGGTAAGTTCAGCGGTAGGGGAAATTATCGGTAATGCTACTGCCAATAATCTATCTGCTCCCAGTTCTATTAGCTTTAAAGAGGAAAGCTATAATGCAGAATCAGAATTCGGATTGAAAGTAGGAATCTCAGGCAAATACCTGGGATACTCAGCCAGCGCAACCGGAAGCATCGATAGAAAAAGCTCAGAGACTACCGTAACCGCTCAGTTTTTTCAGCGAATGTTTGAAGTTGTAGTTGAGCCTCCTCAAACTCCCGGCGGATTCTTTAGCAGCGATTTTAGCTCAGCCAAATTGCAGGAACAAGTAAACCTGGGACGCATGGGACCGGATAATCTTCCTGTCTATGTTTCTAAAGTTACCTATGGACGCATGATGATGTTTTCGATGACTTCTACCGCCAGTGAAGAAGATATCAGAGCAACTTTGAAAGCCGGTTACGAAGGGATTTCCGGAAATGTAAAAGCCAATATGAGTCTGAAGCAGCAGAAGATTCTGGAAACTTCAAAGATCACCATTGCCTCTCTGGGTGGAGATGCAAAAGCTACCCTGGATATGATCAAAGGGGGAAATTGGAAAGATTATTTTACCAATGAAGCTCCCCTTTCCAGTGCGGCTCCTTTATCCTACACCTTTAGAAATCTGGGAGATGGAAGTATCGCCAAGGTTACCGAAACTACAGAATACAGCATAAAAGAGTGTAGCTCTGTCCAAACCAGCTCCGGAGTATTTGAATTCAATCCTGAATTGAGCTTTAGTATAGGTGATATTTCTTTCCCGGTAGAAACCCATAAGGGAGACTTTGATGGAGATGGAGACGAAGACATCTTGTTCAACCACAAAAGCAACAACAGCAATCAAATAAAAGTAGGCCTGAGTGATGGAAATGGAAGCTTTAATTTTATGGCTGTGAGCAATCAAAGTGAAACAGCACCTGATGGGGACTGGCAAAACTACTCGACCCTGATTGGAGACTTCAATGGTGATGGTAAAATTGATATTGCCTGGAACAGTCTAAAAACCAGCAATAAGAACTTCCTCGCATTGGCACAAGGAGATGGAAGCTTCGAATACCAGCCTATTGAAGAATTTGCCTCTATATGGACATCCTATGATGCACTGGTAGGTGATATTGACAATGATGGCAAGGACGAATTTGTCTATAACAACACTACCGGTTCAGCAAATGGCCTTCATTCTGCGGATTATGACGGTCCGGGTATGCAGTTGAATAATTACCGAAATATCGGTAGGAGTGGAGATGCCTGGGGCGGATATACAGCCTTTCTTGCGGATGTTGATGGGGGAGGGGAAGACATGATTTTTTCTAGCATTCCTCTTGCTAATTCACATTATATCTATACCTCAAGTTTTGTCAATGGAAACTGGACGGCTCGCAAAGTTACTACCCGTGGGAACAATGGCTGGAATCCCTACAAAATATTCATTGGCAATATCGACGGTAACAGCAATACAGATTTGGTTTTCAATGCACTGGAAGACAAGCGAAACGTCATCCACAAAGATCTGGCGAAAGGAGACGGAACCTTTAGTCTACCTGGATTTCAGGAGCACCCGCTGGCTGATAATGAAGACTGGCGAAAATTTGAAGCCAATCTGGTGGACGTAAATAATGACGGGAAATCCGATATGGTTTGGTCTATCAATGGTACGGGGGAAACGGTAAACCGGGTTTATGTAGCGCTGGCTACCGATAGTGGAGACTTTGATTTCTCTCCCGAAATGCAGACGCATCCTGCGAATGTGGTTTGGTCTCAATACAAATCCTTTCCTATGGACCTAAACGGAGATGGAAAAATGGATATGCTTTGGGTAGATGATGGGGGAACGGTCAGCATGTTTTCGGCTATCGCTCGATAA
- a CDS encoding MBL fold metallo-hydrolase: MNSSRRKFIKASALGLGASLAPWQDFMAKSFLQNQEHVMRPLRNNVGIFTDRGGTIAWYLTDNGIAVVDTQFPASAKKLIGELRKTTDRKIDLLVNTHHHGDHSAGNFAFKGMVDTIVAHENSKKNQMRVAENRNQMDSQLFPNTTYTESWSGKVGEETISLKYFGSAHTDGDSVVHFENANIAHLGDLLFRKRHPYVDTSSGASIQGWIEVMEGIIKHYSKETIFVWGHANNPEDIVGDATALAEKRDYLTKVLDFVNKEIAAGKSVEEVLKNTEIPGTEGYDSRGIERPLRAAYEELSK; encoded by the coding sequence ATGAACAGCTCTCGCAGAAAATTTATCAAAGCTTCCGCTCTGGGATTAGGAGCAAGCCTCGCTCCCTGGCAGGATTTCATGGCCAAAAGCTTTCTGCAAAATCAGGAACATGTCATGCGTCCCCTAAGGAATAATGTAGGAATATTTACAGATAGAGGAGGAACGATCGCCTGGTACCTGACCGACAATGGCATCGCTGTGGTAGACACTCAATTTCCGGCTTCTGCCAAAAAGCTGATCGGAGAATTGCGGAAGACTACGGATAGAAAGATAGACCTTCTGGTAAATACTCACCATCATGGGGATCACAGTGCGGGCAATTTCGCTTTCAAAGGCATGGTAGATACCATAGTAGCGCATGAGAATAGTAAAAAGAATCAGATGAGGGTAGCGGAAAACAGGAATCAAATGGATTCCCAGCTTTTCCCCAATACTACCTATACCGAAAGTTGGTCTGGCAAAGTCGGCGAAGAAACCATCAGCCTGAAATACTTTGGTTCTGCCCATACAGATGGAGATTCCGTCGTTCACTTTGAGAATGCAAATATCGCTCATTTGGGTGATCTGCTGTTCCGGAAAAGGCATCCATACGTCGACACCAGTTCGGGAGCAAGTATACAGGGTTGGATTGAAGTGATGGAAGGCATCATTAAACACTATAGCAAGGAAACCATTTTCGTTTGGGGACACGCCAATAATCCTGAAGACATTGTAGGAGATGCAACTGCTCTGGCAGAAAAAAGAGATTACCTGACGAAAGTCCTGGATTTTGTGAATAAAGAAATCGCTGCTGGAAAGTCCGTGGAAGAAGTGCTAAAAAACACAGAGATCCCCGGAACAGAAGGATATGACAGTAGAGGAATCGAGCGTCCACTACGCGCAGCTTATGAAGAATTGAGCAAATAA